In Zymomonas mobilis subsp. mobilis ATCC 10988, the genomic stretch AAAAATATTGAGGTTAATCAAAAAAAGATTATTATTTTCAATGGGTTATATTGTAGATATCAGGACATAGAGGTAATCTTTTTAAAACCCTCGTTGACCTTGACCTGACTGATAACTGTCAACCATAAAAACACATAATTTTAGTCAAAATCACCGATAAACTGATATCCTACACTATTACTATCTCGGCTCAGTAATCGCTGTCGGAAATAGCAAGCACGCGGAAAACAAATGCTATTATCCTTCGTTGACAAGCGTCAGAATAATACTTAAATTGCTTTGTAAGGTGTCTCACTACCTTAAATGTGGGGGTGAAAATAGGCGCTCCACTGCCTTAATGTGGGTCAGGGGTAGTTGAAAAACTGCCCCTTTTATATTGGGTCATCTATGTCTATTGGCTTTTATCGGGTTGACGATAATTATATAAATTTCTTGAAAGAAATAGATTCTCGTATTCGAGACCCCAAAGACAATAAGCGGGCATATGTCGGTATTATTCTAAGCGTTTCTGGTACAGATTTCCTTGCGCCCTTAACTTCATACAAAAGTAAGCAAGATAAAATAAGACCATCGACTTTGACGGTTTTTAAACTGCATGAGAAAAACAAACCTGATAATAAGCTAGGGATGATTCAACTGGGGTATATGTTCCCTATCCTACCCTCG encodes the following:
- a CDS encoding type III toxin-antitoxin system ToxN/AbiQ family toxin, with the protein product MSIGFYRVDDNYINFLKEIDSRIRDPKDNKRAYVGIILSVSGTDFLAPLTSYKSKQDKIRPSTLTVFKLHEKNKPDNKLGMIQLGYMFPILPSIATKIDYSNQAIKYNRLLATQYEFIRSEQDKIKARAERLYEHVLTCSNPNDFYLKFSCDFLALLKQFRAFF